AGATAACTTAGCTGACAGCTCAACTATGGATATAAAAGCTGGGTCAAAAGAAGGATATAGCAATATTTTTATAAACAGAAAAAACAAAGTAATGAATATTTCTTTAAACTATAATGACTTGGGACAAAAAGGAACAGGTAGACATAGATTAAAGTATTTACTTAATTTTCATAATTTAATAGGACTCAATGAGAGCATAGATTTTTCATATCAAATGAAACTACAAAGACAATATAAAGATAGGGATGCTGACAATTTAAGTTTAAATTTTTCTCTGCCTTTTAAAAATTGGAATTTTAGTTACTCCTATGATAAATCTGAAACATTTAGAACAATTTACTCATTAAAAACTAAGTACAAATCAAGCAGTGAAACAGTCAATCAAAGTTTTGGTCTAAGAAAATTAGTCTACAGAAATGAAGATAGTAAATTAGATTTCGGAGCGAAGATAACTCTAAAAGATAGCAAAAACTATATAGATGATATAAGGCTTATAACTAGCTCAAGGAAATTATCAGTTTTAACTTTAGATACAGCATATACAGGGAGAATGGGCGGAGGACTTCTAAGCTCTAATTTATCTGCTAGTTTTGGATTAAAAAAATCTGGGGCAAATATTGATGATGATGAATGGTATAGAGAAAAATACAGCCCAAAAGCTCAATTTAGAAAATACAATTTAAATATATCGTGGTACAGACCAATATATAAATTTTACTATAAGATTAATCTGGGAGGACAGTATTCAAAAGATATACTATATTCTCAAGAGAAACTGGGCATAGGTGATGACACAACAGTTAGAGGCTTTAAAGATGAGAGCTTACAAGGGGATAAAGGTTTTTATATAAGAAATGAAATAGGCTATAAGGGCTTACAATTTTTAGAACCTTATATAGCCTATGACTATGGAAGAACTTTTAATAATAAAATAGAATATGAAAAAGTGGCAACAATTCAAGGAATTTCAGTAGGTTTAAAAATATATTTTAAAAGTTTTGACGGAAGTGTAGCTTTATCAAAGCCTATTGATAGACCGGAATACTTTGAAAAAAATGAGGTAGTTGTATATACAAGTTTAACATACAGATTTTAAAAGTAAGGAGAAAAATTTATGAAAAAACTAATAGCATTAATTCTTTTTTGTGTTTTTAATATATCGTATTCTAATTTAGAAGTTGACAGGGAAAAAAGTAAGAATCTTCATATAGATAAAACAGCAAATAACATTCCTCTTGTCAATATAGAAAATCCTAATTCAAATGGGATATCACATAATATATTCAAAGAATATAATGTTGGGAAAGATGGAATAATTTTAAATAACTCAACAAGAGATTTAGAAATGACGAAGCTTGCAGGGCTTATTAATGAAAATCCTAACTTAAATAGAGCTGCAACAACAATACTTACAGAAGTAAGTGGAGTAAATAGAACAAAAATAGAAGGTTTTACAGAAATAGCAGGACAAAGAGCAGACTATATTTTAGCCAACCCTAATGGAATCTATATAAATGGAGCAGGCTTTATCAATACAGGTAATGTAACTTTAAGTACCGGGAGAGGAGATGACTTACAAAATCCGGAGAGAGGTCAAATTGAAATAGCAGGTAAAGGTTTGGATTTAAGAAATATAAATAAATCTGAATTAATAGCGAGAACAGCAAAATTAACAGCACCTATCTATGGTGGGGAAGAAGTAAATATAAAGCTTGGAAGCAAGAAAAAAGAAAATAAACCTGAGATAGCACTAGATGCAAGAAATCTAGGCTCTATTTATGCTGGAAGAATAAGGATAATTTTAACAGAAGAGGGAGTAGGGGTAAAGAGTGCAGCCAATATATATGCAACTAAGGGCGATGTAATAATAGATACAAAGGGGAGAGTATATTTAAAAGATAGCCAAGCTAAAAATAATATGGATATAAAGTCTAAAGAAACAGAGATAGAAGAAAAACTTATTGCTGAGAATAGTTTTAAGGTAGAAGGGAATTTAAAAAATAAAGGAAATATTTTAGTTAATAATAGTATAGAAGTTAAGGGAAATGTAGAGAATAATAAAAAAATATCATCAAATAATTCTATCAATATAAGTGGAAATTTATTAAATAATAAAGATTTAGATGCTAAGAAATTAGAGAGCGGGAATATAGATAATGTAGGTAAAATTTTAGCTTTAGATAATATTAATGCCAATGATATTAATAATAAAGGGGACATTAATACTAAAGAAATAGAAAATAAAGAATTGATTAATTCAGGAAAGATAAACTCTCAAAAAATAGAAAGTGAAAGCTTAAAAAATGAAGGAAAAATATTAACAAAAAGTATTGATACAAAAGATATAAAAAATAGTGGACAACTTAATGTAATTGAAAATATATCTTCAGATACATTAGAAAATTTTAATTTGGGGAAAATAATAACAGAAAATATAAATATTTCTAATATAGAAAACTATGGGAATATATCTTCAAATAAAATAGAGAATATTTCCCTTATAAACGAAGGGAAAATAGAAGCAGATGAAATAAAAAATAATGAAATAAAAAATAAAAATAGTTTAATTGTCAATAAATCTATAAGTTCAGACAAACTTATAAATTTTTCAACTGCAGATTTAAGAACAGAAGAAATTAATATAAAGGAAATTGAAAATAGTGGAAAAGTTATCTCAAGAAATATTGAGAATATTAAGTTAAAAAATACAGGCTCTGTATTGGCGGAGAATATTAATACAGAAGAAATAGAAAATAAAAAATCTATTATATCAACTAAAACTTTAAGTGCTAATTCTATTAATAATTCTAATATAGCAAATATCTACAGTGCTAATTTAAATTCAAAGAGTATTGAAAATGCCGGGAAAATTGAAGCTAAAATTTTAAACCTTGATGAATTTTCAAATTCTGGAGAAACTTTGGTTGAGAATATCAGAGCAACGAAAATAAGAAACAGCAATAATCTTACTGCAATTAAAGAAATTACAGCAGATAAATTAGAAAATACAGGAAAAGTAAACTCAATTTTAACTGATATTAAAAATATTGAAAATGAAAAAGAATTAAATTCTAAGCTTGTTAAGGCTGAAAAGATTTTAAATGAGGGGAAAATATTATCAGAAACTTTAAATAGTGCTAAGCTGAAAAATAAGGGGCTTGTATTTTCTATAAATCTTGAGAGTGACAGTATAGAAAATAATAAAAATATTGAAGTAGTAAAAACATTAAAAGTAAACAGTCTTGATAATTCTGATAATACAGAGTTAAAGGCAAAGGATTTTGAAGCAAAAAATATAAATAATAGGGGAACTATAAGGATAAATAATAATGTCGGTGCCACTGAAATAGTGAACTCCGGTAAATTTTATATTGGAAATGATCTAAAAGTAAAAAAACTTAATAATACAGCAAAAATAGAGAGTAAAGAAGCAGAAATAACAGAATCTTTAAAAAATATAAACGGAAAGATAAATACAGAAAATATAAATATCTTGGGTTCTCATATAGAAAACATAAATGGAGAAATTTCAGCAAAAAACAACTTAAAAATAGAAATAGAAAATGATTTTAAGCTTGAAGGAATTTATCTTGCAAATAATCTACTTGAAATTAATGCAAAATCTTTTACAAATAACTCTGATTTTGAGAATAATGGAAGTATAAGTCTTAATTTAAAAGGAAATTTGGTGAACAGTAAAAAAATAACAAGTGGAAAAGACTTAAAAATAAATGCTGACAGTATAACTAATAAGGGGAAAATGGAAGCTGTATCCAGCACTGATATAGATACAAAGACTTTAAAAAATGATGGAAGTATAAATTTAGGAATAAATAAAAATAAAGTAAAAATAAAAAATGAATTAGTAAATTCAGGCTTTTTAAGTTCAATAGGAACAGCAGATATAAGTGCAAAAGAATTAGAAAATAAAGGACAGATAGCCACAAATAAAGACTTAAAGATAGATGCCGATAATATAACAAATAGTAATGGAGCTGTTCTTTATTCAACAGAAAATATGGATATTACCTTTAAAAAGAAATTTTTAAATGAGAAAGCAGATATCTATAGTGCCGGAAATTTGGATATAAAAGGAATAAATGGAGATTTTGAAAATAGAGTTGGAGATATAACAAGTATAGGAAATTTAAAGATAGAAGCTAAGAATATAAGAAATATTGGAGAACTTATTGGTAATGCATATGTAGATGGCAAAGTGAGTGAAAGTCAAAGTAATGTTGATATGTCATCTGATGAAGTAAAAAAATATACTAAAAAAAGTGACGAATTGATCAGGGAATTTTTCAGACTTCATATTGCTCCTAAAAATAGTGTAATAAGGGATTTTGTACGACATGATGGTAGACCAGGAGAAAAATATATGGATGATGAAAAAAGGACAGGAAGCTGGACGTGGTTTTGGAATAAAGATTTAAATAGAGTTTGGATTAAAGAAATAGATAAAGTTGTAAGTAATTACACTTCAAATCTTGCAACTATAAAATCAGATAAAAATATAAGCCTTATAGCTAAACAAAATATAGAAAATATAGAAGGAAATATCTTAGCAAATAAAAATATAGATATTAAAGCTGATAAGTTAATAAACAAAAATATACTAAAGAAATTTGAAAGAGAAGTTGAATTTAGAAGAAGTTTTGAATTTCATGGAAGAGCAATGTATACAGCCAAAGAGAATACATATTACTTAAATGGTCAAATTATAAATTATAATGAAGATAGAGGCGATGTCATAATAAAAGGTAAAATAGATAGCTATGTAGGTTCAGATAAAAAAAGCACAATATCTGCTGGAGGAAACCTTGTTATAAATGCAGCAAAAGTTGGAAATGGTGTATTTGCAGAAAATACAAGAACTAACATTACAAAGAAAAACACAAATGTTGATTCTGTTATTTTTAATAAGAAAAATATTGATGAAAGAGAAGTAATAAACACATCTAACTATATTTTTATTCCAAATAGTGGTAGCTTAGATGAAAGAGAAGATTCTATCTTAAAGGAAAAAAATAAGGAAAAAATAGATAAAAAAGAGTTATTTTCAAAAATAGATGAAATAAAGAAAGAAAAATATGACAGTGATAAAAATATAGGAACAGGTCTATTTAAACTAAATAAAATAGATAAAAACTCTACTAAGCCGGGCTTTACTTATTTAATTGAAACAAATATTAAATTTTTGGATAAATCTCTTTATTTAGGTTCTGATTATTTCTTTAAAAGAATAAATTTTAATCCTGATAGAGATATAAGGCTATTAGGAGATTCTTTCTATGAAACAAGACTTATAAATAAGACGGTACTAGAAGGAACAGGAAGAAGATATCTGCATAATTTTAAAAGTGAAAAAGAGCAGATGCAATATCTTTATGACAATGGTGCAGAAGCTCAAAAAGATTTAAATTTATCTCTTGGAATTGCTCTAACTAAGGAACAAATTAATAAACTTAATAAGGATATAATCTGGTATGTGGAGGAAGAAGTTGCAGGAGAAAAGGTTTTAGTTCCTAAGCTATATTTAACAAAGGCAACTTTAGCTAATTTAAAGAAAGCCAACTCTTCTTTGGAAGCAGGAGAAAATTTAGTTATAACTGCAAAAGAGCTTAATAATACAGGTAATATAAGTGCAAAAAAGATTGAATTAAATATTGATAATTTAACAAATAAAGCACTTCTTGGGGCAGAGAAAGCTAATATAGAAGGAACAAATATTGATATTACAGCAAAAAATTCTGTTGATAATATTGGTGGAAATATAGAAAGTGTTGAAAATTTAAATATCATTGCAGAAAATATTGCAAATTTAAGCACTAAGAGAATAAATGGAGCCACATTTGATGTTATATCTACACTTGAGGAAGTTGCGACAATAAGTGGAAAGAATGTAAGTATGGAAGCTAAAAAAAGTATAGATAATAAAGGAGCACAAATAAATGCAATAGAAAACCTAAATATAGTGGCTGAAGATGTCAATATCGATAAATTGGAAACTGAAAGATATTATAGAAGTGGTGACCGTAAGAACTATGTAGTTATTAATAATAAGGAGAATATAAAAAGTGAAGTTTCAGCCAGAAATATAAATATCAATGCTGGAAATGACTTAAATATTAAAGCAGCTGATGTAGTTGCCAAAGATAAATTAAATCTTAAAGCTGAAGGAGATATAAATATTGTATCAGCCACTGACAGTCAATATTATGAGAAGAAAGAAACAAGTAAAAAAAGATTTGGAGGCTCAAAATCAAGCCATAGCATTAATTATTCAACTCATAATGTGGAATCAAATATAGTTGGAAACAATATAAATATTGAAAGTGGAAAAGATGTGGCTGTACTTGGAAGTAATATTCAGGCAGGAGTTGAAGGAGAAGCAAATATTTCAGCTAAAGGAAATATTACTCAGGCAGGAGTAAAAGATATTAATTATTCTTATCATAAAACAAGCAAGAGCAGATTCGGAGGACTTATATCTAAGTCTACAACTACTGAAAATTATCAGGAATCAGCTATAAAATCGGCTACAATATCAGGAAATAAAGGGCTAGTTTATGACAGTAAAAATGATTTAGTTCTTGAGGGAGTAAATGTTGTATCAACAGGAAATATAAAATTGAAGGGAAATAATGTAATAATAAATCCTTTAGAAACAGAATCATACAGCAAGGTAAAGACAGAGAAAAAAGGATTTGCAGGAAGTATAAGCCCGACAAATATTTCCGTATCTTATGGAAAGGATAAATTTTCATCGGATACAACAACAGTAACACAACATTCATCTGAAATAACATCTTCTCAAAATATTGATATAGAAGCAGGCAATAAGGTAAAAGGAAAATCAGTTAATATCTATGCAGATAAGGATATAAATATATCAGGAGATAAGGGAGTAGAACTTACAACAGCAAATAACACTTATGAAAATATAACAAAACAAAGCTCATCAAGAATAGGCGCAAGTGTAGGAGTAAACTCTGCAATAGTAAATACTATAGAGAATATAAAGAATGTAGAAAAATTAACAGATTTTTCAGGAAACAGCTATGATATAGCAAATACAGCTTCTAAATTAGTTGGTGTTATTAAAGATGGTGCTAAGGCGACAATTGCAATTGCAGATACAAACTATAATGGAGCAACTGATGCCGGTTATAATAATTTAAAAGTTATGAATGATGCATTTAAAGCAAGTATTTCATATAATAAAAGTAAATCAGAATCAAAAGTGCATAATGAAGCAGTAGAAAAAAATTCTTTAGTATCTGGAAGAAATATGAATATTAGATCTAAGGATGGAAGCATAATAATTTCAGGAGCAGATATAAAAGTAGGAAATGATTTGGATTTAAATGCTAAAAAAGATATTGAAATAAAGGCAAGTGAAGAAAACTTTACATCATCTAATTCATCTTCACAAACAGGTATTAGTTTAAATGTTGACTTAAGTAAAGGACAGATAGCAGATTTATCAGTATCAAAAGCAGGAACAAGAGGTAAAGGAAATGGAACAAATCATATTAACTCAACTATTGATGTAGGAGGAAAATTAAAAACAGATTCAGAAAACTTAACTTTATCTGGCGCGAATGTTGAAGCAGATAAATTGGATATTAAAGCAAAGAATCTAGTAATAGAAAGTAAACAGGATAAATCAGAAAGAAAAGATAGCTCATATGGAGGAAGCTTAAGTATAGACTTAGTGAATCCATCTAGTTTTAGTGCAAATATAAATGGAAGTAAAGGAAATGGAGAAAAAGAATGGGTAGATAAACAAACTACATTAATTGCAAGAAATGGAGGAAAAGTAGATACAGACAGCCTAACAAATATAGGGGCAGTAATAGGTTCTGAAAGTTCTGATAATAAATTAAAAATCTCTGCAAATAAAATAACAGTGAATGATTTAGAAGATAAGAATAAATATGAAAATATTGGTGGAGGAATAAGTATAGGAACAGATGTGCCAAATATATCAGTAAAGCATGATAAGGTAGATAAGGAACAAATAAATAGAGCTAGTGCAATAAATACAGATATTACATTGAATGGAGAAAAAGCTAAAGCAGAAGATTTAGGATTTAATACAGATAAGAATAAAGCGCAAGAAAAAATAAAAGATGAAGAAAAACATTTAGATGCAGAACTTCATACAGATTTAATAGGAGCAGATAAGAGAAATGAAATAAAAAAAGCAGGAGGTATATTGGAAGATATAGGAACTGCTTTAACAAGTACGGATAAAACAAAGGGAGATTTATTGGAAAGATATAAGCAAGCTTCAATGATGAGGGCAATAGGAGAGCAAGTAGAAAAGAATCCGGAATATTTATCAATACTTGAAAAAAATGTAATAAAAAATGGGAAAATAGATGATAAAAGCCAAGTAGAACAAGTATCAGTAATTAATAAACTTTTAAATGAAGCTCTAAGAGCAAAAGGATATAAAGGAGCAGAAATAAAGATGGTATTAACAGATGTAACAGATCCAAAAGGAGCATATTATACAGATACTTTAACAAACACAGTAGTATTTGATAGAAATAAATTAGCAAATGCGAATAGAGATGAGATATTAAATGCCTTAGGACATGAGTTCGGACATTACAGTAAGGAAGATGATATAGATAAATCACAAGATATAGCAAATTATACAGGAGGTTTATTAGAAAAAAGAACAAAAAACCTAGTAAGTAAAGAAGTAACAGAAGAAACATTAGGAGCAATAAGGAATAATAAGAATGTAATAACAGGAGAAGAAGGAAAGAAACTTGCTGAAAGTATTCCTATGGATAGGAGGGAGTATGATGCATTTGTATTTAATAAATCTGCTTCCTTTTTTGGACCTAAATTTGGTATAGGGTTAGGAGTGACACATGCAATAGTAATTGATGATAACACAGGTGAAACATTCTATGCATTGGTTTTAAATCAAAAAGGAGGGCTTGCAACTAGTCCATCTTTGAAGTTTGATTTTTCAGCAGGGAAAATTGATGACATTAATAGACCTGAAGAACTAAATAGAGTGAGTTTAGACGGTAGTGCAAGTGCTAATATTAAATGGATTCCACTTCTTCAAGTTGAAGCAAATGGGAGTATTGATTTAATAGGGAAAAAAATTAATCCTATTTCTGTAGGAGTATCAGGGTCCTATGAACCTAAAAAAGCAAATGAAGTAATAAATAAACATATAAAATCAGCAAAAGTACAAGGGAAATTAGGTCCTATAGAACTTTCAGGAAGTATTAATACAAATGAATTGATTTATAAAATTAAAATAGATTCAAAAGAATCAGAAAAATTATACAACCTAAATTTAAGAGAACAAGAAATTGACAAAAAATTAAAAAATGAAAAATTATCAAAAGTTGAGAGAAACGAATTGGAAAAAGAAAAAAATCAAATAAATGAAAAAATGGAAGAACTAGCGGAAAGAATGAAAAATAGATTTGATCTAAAAATTCCAAAAGTTGATCCAGATATTTTTGATTAGGAGATTATGATGATAAGTATTAGAGAAAATAAAGAAGAAATTATAATTATTCAAAATAATGAATCAATGTATAATCTATTGAAAAGTATATATTTTTCACTTTTTATTATTGCGGGTATTTTTAGTATTTTAAAAAATAATATTGATATGATTTATATTAACGGGATTACTTGCTTAATTTTATATTTTTTGTCAATAAAAATTCCAAAGATTAAAAAAAAGGTTTTGGTTAAATTAAATACTAAAAAATTAAAGATTTATTTGACAGATAAAAACTATATTTTGACTGATATTAAAAAAGTTATTATAAAAAAGGAAATATATGGTGCAAGAAAATTTTGTTATGTATTAAAATTAAAGCTAATAAATGAACAAGAAATATTTTTATTAAAATCCATATACTGGAGAGAATTAAATCAAGTAAAAAAAATAATTTTAAAGCATAAAATGAGGTAAAAAATGAAATTTTTAAAAACTAGAGTAATTATTGAAAATAAAAATAAATATTTAAAAATAGAAAAAAAGGAAAATTTTTTAAGAGTACTTATGAATATAATTTTCTTTTTAATTGTTATGTTAATTTTAAAATATATAAAACCTATAATAGCTATATATAATATAAAAAATTTTGAATTTATATTGAGTTGGAGTTTTATGATTATATCTTTTGTTATTTATTATTTTTCTACTTTAGTGCTCTTATCAAATGAAATTTTAGAGTTAAATAATGAAAGAATAATAATAAAAAAATTTTTATTTTCTTATTGCTATTATAAAAAAGAAATTTTATTAGAAAAAATTCTAAAAATATCATATAAAAACCCAACTTATATAATAATAACATGTATTTTTATGCCTCTGCTTTTTAAAGAGAATAATAGTATAATAATTCAGGCTAATACAGGTTTAGAAGAAGATGAGGAGATTTATTTTGGGATTGGAATAAATTTAGCAATATATGGAGAACTAGTAAAAACTTTAAAGGAGATTTTAAATGATAAAGTAAAAAATATAGAATTTATTTATTATAAATAATTATAGTATCATTTAACAAAATTTAATATTTTTTCATATATAGAAAGATTCTTATGTTCAACTTTAGAAAATATCAATTACTTTTAAAAAACAAATTTGCTAGTTTAATGAGCTATATATTATCTATCTTTATACCTTATTTTATAGTAACTATTAAAGAAAATAAGAAAAATATTGTAAAAATTGAAAGATTTTTTATCGAAGATGTCTTAATGATATTTGTAGTTTCTATATTTATAAGCTATAACTATCAGGAAATAAAGGGCTAGTTTATGACAGTAAAAATGATTTAGTTCTTGAGGGAGTAAATGTTGTATCAACAGGAAATATAAAATTGAAGGGAAATAATGTAATAATAAATCCTTTAGAAACAGAATCATACAGCAAGGTAAAGACAGAGAAAAAAGGATTTGCAGGAAGTATAAGTCCAACAAATGTTTCCGTATCTTATGGAAAGGATAAATTTTCATCGGATACAACAACAGTAACACAACACTCATCTGAAATAACATCTGCTCAAAATATTGATATAGAAGCAGGCAATAAGGTAAAAGGAAAATCAGTTAATATCTATGCAGATAAAGATATAAACATATCAGGAGATAAGGGAGTAGAACTTACAACAGCAAATAACACTTATGAGAATATAACAAAACAAAGCTCATCAAGAATAGGCGCAAGTGTAGGAGTAAACTCTGCAATAGTAAATACTATAGAAAATGTGAAAAATGTAGAAAAATTAACAGATTTTTCAGGAAACAGCTATGATATAGCAAATACAGCCTCTAAATTAGTGGGAGCAATTAAAGATGGGGCTAAGGCAACAAATGCAATAGTTTCTTCAAAGTATAAAAAAGAAGCAGACAGTGCTAAATCTTCAAATTTAGAAGGAATATCAAAAAATCCGGATGACTATTTAAGTTTGAGTATAAGTTTATCAAAGAGTAAATCAAAATCAGAAGTATACGATGAAAAGGCGGTTAAAAATTCTATTGCCGGAGAAAATATAAATATATATTCTAAAGATGGAAGTATATTAATTCAAGGAACAGATATCACAGCTAAAAAGGATTTAAGTTTAAAAGCAAAAGAAAATATAGATATTAAAGCGGCAGAAGAAAAATCAAAATCATCAAGTTCTTCTTCAAGCAGTGGAATAAGTGGAAATATTTCATTAAATGCAAATCCTATGAGTATCGGTTTTTCAAATTCAGGAGCTAAAAGCAGAGGAACAGGAACGGCTTATGAAAATTCCCTTATAAATGCAGGAGGAAAATTTAAAACTGATTCGGAAAATCTTAATATAGCAGGAGCTAATATAGAAGCAGATAAAGTTGATATAAAGGCAAAGAACATAGTTATAGAATCAAAACAGGATAAATCAGAAAGAAAAGATTCAAGCCATGGAACGAGTCTGACTATTACAGCAAATCCTGCTATGCCAATCAAAGATTTCAGCATAAATTCATCTAAAGGAAACGGAGAAGGAGCATGGGTAGATAAACAGAGCTCACTAATAGCAAGAAATGGTGGAAATATAGAGGCAGAAAATAAGCTGACTAACACAGGTGCTATAATAGGTTCATTAAATAAAGAGAAGAAATTAAAAGTAGAAGCTAAAGAAATAGTTATAAATCATTTAGAAGATAAGAACAAATATGAAAATAAAGGTGGAGGAATAAGCGCAAGTATTGGAAGCACACCTAATGTATCAGTTGTTCATGATAAAGTAGATAAGGAGCAAATAAATAGAGCGACAGCAATAAATACAGATTTTACTATTTCAGGAGAAAAGAAAACATCAGAGGAATTAGGCTTTAATACAGATTTATCTAAGGCACAGGAAAAAACAAAAGATGAAGAAAAACATTTAGATGCAGAACTACATACAGATTTAATAGATAAGGAAAAAAGAGATGAAATAGTATCAGCAGGAAGAAAGATAGTTGCTGTGGCTAATGAAGGAAATGATACAAATAAATTAAAAGAGTCACTATTTGGTATTGCAGTTGATGAATTTAAAAATAAAAATCAAGAGAAGTTTAATCTGATAAAAGAAGAAAATTTAACAGAGCAACAAAGATTAAAAATAGCAACAGATTTAATAACAACATTTTTAAGAGGCTTAGGTTATAAAGGAAAAATACCGGAAATAAATTTAACAGATGCAGCAAATTCATTTAGTGTAGATTCAATAAATAAA
The sequence above is drawn from the Fusobacterium russii ATCC 25533 genome and encodes:
- a CDS encoding ShlB/FhaC/HecB family hemolysin secretion/activation protein; this translates as MTFSYADDLFEIEKRRDEQSNFESLIKSKDFNVKKSEYSEEMEELVINIKSINLEGNTVLEKFQINPFLKKYIGNNVNVYSLIRDLENKYIEKGYITTRVGLNLEKSDLFNGNISLFVLEGKIEKVLYDNEEKRFKTFITFPQRENKILNIRDLDQGIDNLADSSTMDIKAGSKEGYSNIFINRKNKVMNISLNYNDLGQKGTGRHRLKYLLNFHNLIGLNESIDFSYQMKLQRQYKDRDADNLSLNFSLPFKNWNFSYSYDKSETFRTIYSLKTKYKSSSETVNQSFGLRKLVYRNEDSKLDFGAKITLKDSKNYIDDIRLITSSRKLSVLTLDTAYTGRMGGGLLSSNLSASFGLKKSGANIDDDEWYREKYSPKAQFRKYNLNISWYRPIYKFYYKINLGGQYSKDILYSQEKLGIGDDTTVRGFKDESLQGDKGFYIRNEIGYKGLQFLEPYIAYDYGRTFNNKIEYEKVATIQGISVGLKIYFKSFDGSVALSKPIDRPEYFEKNEVVVYTSLTYRF